One window from the genome of Anopheles coluzzii chromosome X, AcolN3, whole genome shotgun sequence encodes:
- the LOC120948523 gene encoding J domain-containing protein, producing the protein MSGVDDILTYKRDSKEDLYALLNCSETSTVDQIQAEFKILALQYHPDKNDGDKESEAKFQQLKEAKEILCDPEKRASYDKWRNSGIQISYKNWLGMKEHVQQSMHWAIPKTKDRMLPEGGTAAGSTGAGAATGSGAVGSGLSAAQPNPAHRRASEGGAALYYGGRKGEWGSENSSEVVSKFRNYEI; encoded by the exons ATGAGCGGTGTCGACGACATTCTGACGTACAAGCGAGACTCCAAGGAGGATCTGTACGCGCTGCTAAACTGCAGCGAAACGTCCACG GTGGACCAAATCCAGGCCGAGTTTAAAATACTCGCTTTACAGTATCACCcggacaagaacgatggtgaCAAGGAGTCCGAGGCTAAGTTTCAGCAGCTAAAG GAGGCGAAGGAGATCCTGTGCGATCCGGAGAAGCGGGCGAGCTACGACAAGTGGCGCAACAGCGGCATCCAGATCAGCTACAAGAACTGGCTCGGCATGAAGGAGCACGTCCAGCAGAGCATGCACTGGGCGATCCCGAAAACGAAGGACCGGATGCTGCCGGAGGGCGGCACGGCGGCCGGCAGCACCGGGGCTGGCGCCGCGACCGGCTCTGGCGCAGTCGGATCCGGGCTGAGCGCGGCCCAGCCCAACCCAGCCCATCGGCGCGCCTCCGAGGGCGGCGCCGCCCTGTACTATGGCGGGCGCAAGGGTGAGTGGGGCTCGGAGAACTCGAGCGAAGTGGTGAGCAAGTTCCGCAACTATGAGATCTAA
- the LOC120948501 gene encoding prolyl 4-hydroxylase subunit alpha-1-like isoform X1, with the protein MTPLGKMSSVWLTSVSVFLLLLLQQPPVDGELFTALADMEELLETEAVLITNLDNYVQAQEEKLMQLRQKMHEYRREHAEAARDVSAYLSNPVNAFLLTKRLTTDWRYVENLMTYEVGKEFLENVTAYRSVLKFPSDEDLNGAAVALMRLQDTYNLDTASLARGMLNGVQYSTELSAGDCFELGRQSYLNGDYYHTVLWMREAMDRLTGEVNRTATKEDVLEYLAFSTFKQGNIQTALSMTEELLELVPDHERAVSNKAYYVKELQKEAQQKILRGDDGSEEVPVDTTTKIQKEATPHVYDTNERKLYEQLCRGEQQPPIELRSQLVCRYTTNSSPFLRIGPLKLEEAYLRPYIVIYHDVMSDREIERIKHYARPRFRRATVQNYKTGELEFANYRISKSAWLKDAEDEMIRTISQRVEDMTGLTMETAEELQVVNYGIGGHYEPHFDFARREERNAFKSLGTGNRIATVLFYMSDVTQGGATVFPSLNLALWPRKGTAAFWFNLHASGRGDYATRHAACPVLTGTKWVSNKWIHERGQEFRRPCGLQLDHSAEEF; encoded by the exons ATGACTCCACTTGGCAAGATGTCATCGGTTTGGCTGACCAGTGTTTCGgtcttcctgctgctgctgctacagcaACCACCGGTAGACGGTGAGCTATTTACCGCATTGGCTGACATGGAGGAACTGCTAGAAACGGAAGCCGTACTCATCACCAATCTCGACAACTATGTCCAAGCGCAGGAAGAAAAGCTGATGCAGTTACGGCA AAAAATGCACGAGTACCGGCGCGAGCATGCGGAGGCGGCAAGGGACGTCAGTGCCTACCTGTCAAACCCGGTCAATGCGTTTCTGCTGACCAAGCGGCTCACCACCGACTGGCGGTACGTGGAGAACCTGATGACGTACGAGGTGGGGAAAGAGTTTCTCGAGAACGTCACCGCCTACCGAAGCGTGCTCAAGTTTCCGTCGGACGAGGATCTGAACGGTGCGGCGGTGGCGCTGATGCGCCTGCAGGACACCTATAACCTCGACACAGCCAGCCTCGCCCGTGGCATGCTGAACGGAGTGCAGTACAGTACTGAGCTGTCGGCGGGCGACTGTTTCGAGCTGGGACGGCAGAGCTACCTGAACGGAGACTACTATCACACCGTGCTGTGGATGCGCGAGGCGATGGACCGGCTGACGGGCGAGGTGAACCGTACCGCCACCAAGGAGGATGTGCTCGAGTACCTCGCGTTCTCCACGTTCAAGCAGG GCAACATACAGACTGCACTCTCGATGACAGaggagctgctggagctgGTGCCAGATCATGAGCGGGCCGTCAGCAACAAGGCGTACTACGTGAAGGAGCTCCAGAAGGAGGCCCAGCAGAAGATACTGCGCGGTGACGACGGTAGCGAGGAGGTACCGGTTGACACGACCACG AAGATCCAGAAGGAGGCGACACCACATGTGTACGACACCAACGAGCGCAAGCTGTACGAGCAGCTGTGCCGGGGCGAGCAGCAGCCACCGATCGAGCTACGCTCGCAGCTGGTCTGCCGGTACACCACCAACAGCTCGCCGTTCCTACGCATCGGGCCGCTCAAGCTCGAGGAAGCGTACCTGCGCCCGTACATCGTCATCTACCACGACGTAATGTCGGACCGGGAGATCGAGCGTATCAAGCATTACGCCCGGCCCCGGTTCCGCCGGGCGACGGTGCAGAACTATAAGACGGGCGAGCTCGAGTTCGCCAACTATCGCATCAGCAAATCGGCCTGGCTGAAAGACGCGGAGGACGAGATGATACGCACGATCAGCCAGCGGGTTGAGGACATGACCGGGCTGACGATGGAAACGGCCGAGGAGCTGCAAGTGGTAAACTACGGCATCGGGGGCCATTACGAGCCGCATTTTGACTTTGCCCGCCGCGAAGAGCGAAACGCGTTCAAGAGCCTCGGCACGGGCAACCGCATCGCAACCGTGCTGTTCTAT ATGAGCGACGTAACGCAGGGTGGCGCCACCGTGTTTCCCTCGCTGAATCTTGCCCTGTGGCCCCGCAAAGGGACGGCCGCCTTCTGGTTCAACCTGCACGCTTCGGGCCGGGGTGACTACGCGACGCGGCATGCCGCCTGCCCGGTGCTGACCGGTACCAAGTGGG TGTCGAACAAGTGGATCCACGAGCGTGGGCAGGAATTCCGGCGACCGTGCGGGCTGCAGCTGGACCACTCGGCGGAAGAGTTCTGA
- the LOC120948501 gene encoding prolyl 4-hydroxylase subunit alpha-1-like isoform X2 has translation MTPLGKMSSVWLTSVSVFLLLLLQQPPVDGELFTALADMEELLETEAVLITNLDNYVQAQEEKLMQLRQKMHEYRREHAEAARDVSAYLSNPVNAFLLTKRLTTDWRYVENLMTYEVGKEFLENVTAYRSVLKFPSDEDLNGAAVALMRLQDTYNLDTASLARGMLNGVQYSTELSAGDCFELGRQSYLNGDYYHTVLWMREAMDRLTGEVNRTATKEDVLEYLAFSTFKQGNIQTALSMTEELLELVPDHERAVSNKAYYVKELQKEAQQKILRGDDGSEEVPVDTTTIQKEATPHVYDTNERKLYEQLCRGEQQPPIELRSQLVCRYTTNSSPFLRIGPLKLEEAYLRPYIVIYHDVMSDREIERIKHYARPRFRRATVQNYKTGELEFANYRISKSAWLKDAEDEMIRTISQRVEDMTGLTMETAEELQVVNYGIGGHYEPHFDFARREERNAFKSLGTGNRIATVLFYMSDVTQGGATVFPSLNLALWPRKGTAAFWFNLHASGRGDYATRHAACPVLTGTKWVSNKWIHERGQEFRRPCGLQLDHSAEEF, from the exons ATGACTCCACTTGGCAAGATGTCATCGGTTTGGCTGACCAGTGTTTCGgtcttcctgctgctgctgctacagcaACCACCGGTAGACGGTGAGCTATTTACCGCATTGGCTGACATGGAGGAACTGCTAGAAACGGAAGCCGTACTCATCACCAATCTCGACAACTATGTCCAAGCGCAGGAAGAAAAGCTGATGCAGTTACGGCA AAAAATGCACGAGTACCGGCGCGAGCATGCGGAGGCGGCAAGGGACGTCAGTGCCTACCTGTCAAACCCGGTCAATGCGTTTCTGCTGACCAAGCGGCTCACCACCGACTGGCGGTACGTGGAGAACCTGATGACGTACGAGGTGGGGAAAGAGTTTCTCGAGAACGTCACCGCCTACCGAAGCGTGCTCAAGTTTCCGTCGGACGAGGATCTGAACGGTGCGGCGGTGGCGCTGATGCGCCTGCAGGACACCTATAACCTCGACACAGCCAGCCTCGCCCGTGGCATGCTGAACGGAGTGCAGTACAGTACTGAGCTGTCGGCGGGCGACTGTTTCGAGCTGGGACGGCAGAGCTACCTGAACGGAGACTACTATCACACCGTGCTGTGGATGCGCGAGGCGATGGACCGGCTGACGGGCGAGGTGAACCGTACCGCCACCAAGGAGGATGTGCTCGAGTACCTCGCGTTCTCCACGTTCAAGCAGG GCAACATACAGACTGCACTCTCGATGACAGaggagctgctggagctgGTGCCAGATCATGAGCGGGCCGTCAGCAACAAGGCGTACTACGTGAAGGAGCTCCAGAAGGAGGCCCAGCAGAAGATACTGCGCGGTGACGACGGTAGCGAGGAGGTACCGGTTGACACGACCACG ATCCAGAAGGAGGCGACACCACATGTGTACGACACCAACGAGCGCAAGCTGTACGAGCAGCTGTGCCGGGGCGAGCAGCAGCCACCGATCGAGCTACGCTCGCAGCTGGTCTGCCGGTACACCACCAACAGCTCGCCGTTCCTACGCATCGGGCCGCTCAAGCTCGAGGAAGCGTACCTGCGCCCGTACATCGTCATCTACCACGACGTAATGTCGGACCGGGAGATCGAGCGTATCAAGCATTACGCCCGGCCCCGGTTCCGCCGGGCGACGGTGCAGAACTATAAGACGGGCGAGCTCGAGTTCGCCAACTATCGCATCAGCAAATCGGCCTGGCTGAAAGACGCGGAGGACGAGATGATACGCACGATCAGCCAGCGGGTTGAGGACATGACCGGGCTGACGATGGAAACGGCCGAGGAGCTGCAAGTGGTAAACTACGGCATCGGGGGCCATTACGAGCCGCATTTTGACTTTGCCCGCCGCGAAGAGCGAAACGCGTTCAAGAGCCTCGGCACGGGCAACCGCATCGCAACCGTGCTGTTCTAT ATGAGCGACGTAACGCAGGGTGGCGCCACCGTGTTTCCCTCGCTGAATCTTGCCCTGTGGCCCCGCAAAGGGACGGCCGCCTTCTGGTTCAACCTGCACGCTTCGGGCCGGGGTGACTACGCGACGCGGCATGCCGCCTGCCCGGTGCTGACCGGTACCAAGTGGG TGTCGAACAAGTGGATCCACGAGCGTGGGCAGGAATTCCGGCGACCGTGCGGGCTGCAGCTGGACCACTCGGCGGAAGAGTTCTGA